One part of the Vicugna pacos chromosome 20, VicPac4, whole genome shotgun sequence genome encodes these proteins:
- the FAM50B gene encoding protein FAM50B yields MAQYKGTMREAGRALHLIKKREKQKEQMEVLKQRIAEETITKSQVDKTFSAHYDAVEAKLKSSTVGLVTLNDMKARQEALVREREMQLAQRARREQRRRQLQAQREQERKREQRRQICGLSFSPGDGDGDGDGEAAEEEQEAGPPAPGRPRRHLGKDPAVDTSFLPDREREEEERRLREELRREWEARRERVKREEVEVTFSYWDGCGHRRAARIHKGGTVQQFLKKALQALRRDFRELRAAGVEQLMFVKEDLILPHYHTFYDLIVAQARGKSGPLFAFDVHDDVRLLSDATREKDESHAGKVVLRSWYEKNKHIFPASRWEPYDPEKKWGRYTVR; encoded by the coding sequence ATGGCGCAGTACAAGGGCACGATGCGCGAGGCCGGCCGGGCCCTGCACCTGATCAAGAAGCGCGAGAAGCAGAAGGAGCAGATGGAGGTGCTGAAGCAGCGGATCGCCGAGGAGACCATCACCAAGTCGCAGGTGGACAAGACGTTCTCGGCTCACTACGACGCGGTGGAGGCCAAGCTGAAGTCGAGCACGGTGGGGCTGGTGACCCTGAACGACATGAAGGCGCGGCAGGAGGCCCTGGTGCGCGAGCGGGAGATGCAGCTGGCGCAGCGCGCGCGGCGGGAGCAGCGGCGCCGGCAGCTGCAGGCGCAGCGCGAGCAGGAGCGCAAGCGGGAGCAGCGGCGCCAGATCTGCGGCCTGTCCTTCTCGCCCGGCGACGGCGACGGCGACGGCGACGGCGAGGCGgccgaggaggagcaggaggccgGGCCGCCCGCGCCCGGCCGGCCCCGCAGGCACCTGGGCAAGGACCCGGCCGTGGACACCAGCTTCCTGCCGGACCGCGAGCGCGAGGAGGAGGAGCGGCGGCTGCGCGAGGAGCTGCGGCGCGAGTGGGAGGCGCGGCGCGAGCGCGTGAAGCGCGAGGAGGTGGAGGTGACGTTCAGCTACTGGGACGGCTGCGGGCACCGGCGCGCGGCGCGCATCCACAAGGGCGGCACGGTGCAGCAGTTCCTCAAGAAGGCGCTGCAGGCGCTGCGCCGTGACTTCCGCGAGCTGCGCGCGGCCGGCGTGGAGCAGCTCATGTTCGTCAAGGAGGACCTGATCCTGCCGCACTACCACACCTTCTACGACCTGATCGTGGCCCAGGCGCGCGGCAAGAGCGGGCCGCTCTTCGCCTTCGACGTGCACGACGACGTGCGGCTGCTCAGCGACGCCACCCGGGAGAAGGACGAGTCGCACGCGGGCAAGGTGGTGCTGCGCAGCTGGTACGAGAAGAACAAGCACATCTTCCCCGCCAGCCGCTGGGAGCCCTACGACCCCGAGAAGAAGTGGGGCCGCTACACCGTCCGCTga